A single genomic interval of Bradyrhizobium sp. sBnM-33 harbors:
- a CDS encoding caspase family protein — protein sequence MSRFKSLLLGAGLLAGLLNFAVTGAALAEAPNVDIRNGMQTPPADQRVALVIGNSNYQIAPKLANPGNDAQSMAQLLNSAGFEVTQATDLTRSDMVKVVQDFSTKVAERGPGTVAMIYYAGHGVQVAGENYLLPVDAKIASPSDLDGNSVRLVDVMGTLESIPSRMRIVVLDACRNNPFPEINDAGRGLAIVDAPRGSIVGYSTAPGMEAQDGDGNHSPYTSAFLNVAREPNLPIEQLFKRVRLEVNNTTSGKQTPWESSSLTSDFYFFGDTAVAAGRAPDRRPIIQTAANLPSRSVRQAYDYVLSEGSPEYYEEFIRLYPHDPLCDHIRLLLGNLRMATAWHKAVVANSPFAYKTFHDNYSNSPYAKSALKLQVAPKAVPLMQFTHLAKQSPTFKPGNIGNSPTLGISKGNLNGHLGAHGHMPVPSKIVTLPAKGVSPISTANGGNNNGNPGKITTLPGKINRTPINAGNPGKVTTLPGKINANPVNNGNTGKVTTLPGRINSNPVRVVNKPVITNRPVVTNTPRHFSGGMGGRTFSPRFAASPSRSSFGGMGSFRR from the coding sequence ATGTCCCGTTTTAAGTCATTGCTATTGGGTGCCGGCCTGCTGGCAGGCCTGTTGAATTTCGCCGTTACCGGTGCAGCGTTGGCCGAAGCCCCGAACGTCGACATCCGCAACGGCATGCAAACGCCGCCGGCGGACCAGCGCGTCGCGCTAGTGATCGGCAATTCGAATTACCAGATCGCGCCGAAGCTCGCCAATCCCGGCAACGACGCGCAATCGATGGCGCAGCTTTTGAACTCTGCCGGCTTCGAGGTCACTCAGGCCACCGACCTGACGCGCAGCGACATGGTCAAGGTCGTGCAGGATTTCTCCACCAAAGTCGCCGAGCGCGGCCCCGGCACCGTCGCCATGATCTACTATGCCGGTCACGGCGTGCAGGTGGCAGGTGAGAACTATCTGCTTCCGGTCGATGCGAAGATCGCTTCGCCCTCCGATCTTGACGGCAATTCGGTCCGGCTGGTCGACGTGATGGGCACGCTGGAATCGATCCCGAGCCGGATGCGCATCGTGGTGCTCGACGCCTGCCGCAACAATCCGTTCCCCGAGATCAACGACGCCGGCCGGGGCTTGGCAATCGTCGATGCGCCCCGAGGCTCGATCGTCGGCTACTCGACCGCGCCAGGAATGGAAGCGCAGGACGGCGACGGCAATCACAGCCCGTATACATCAGCTTTCCTGAATGTCGCACGCGAGCCGAACCTGCCGATCGAGCAGTTGTTCAAGCGCGTCCGGCTCGAAGTGAACAACACCACCTCCGGAAAGCAGACACCGTGGGAAAGTTCGTCGCTGACTTCCGATTTCTATTTCTTCGGCGATACCGCGGTCGCCGCAGGCCGCGCGCCGGATCGCCGCCCGATCATCCAGACCGCAGCGAATCTGCCGTCGCGTTCGGTGCGCCAGGCTTACGACTACGTGCTCTCGGAAGGCTCGCCCGAGTACTATGAGGAATTCATCCGCCTTTATCCGCACGATCCGCTGTGCGACCACATCCGCCTGCTGCTCGGCAATTTGCGGATGGCGACGGCGTGGCACAAGGCGGTGGTCGCCAACTCGCCGTTCGCCTACAAGACGTTCCACGACAATTATTCCAACAGCCCCTACGCCAAGTCCGCGCTGAAGCTGCAGGTCGCGCCGAAGGCCGTGCCGCTGATGCAGTTCACGCATCTGGCGAAGCAGTCGCCGACATTCAAGCCGGGCAACATCGGCAACTCGCCCACCCTTGGGATTTCCAAGGGCAACCTCAATGGCCATCTCGGCGCCCACGGTCACATGCCGGTGCCGTCGAAGATTGTCACGCTGCCCGCGAAGGGTGTGTCGCCAATCAGCACCGCCAATGGCGGCAACAACAACGGCAATCCAGGCAAGATCACTACCCTGCCCGGCAAGATCAACCGCACACCCATCAATGCCGGCAACCCCGGCAAGGTGACGACACTGCCCGGCAAGATCAACGCCAATCCTGTCAACAACGGCAACACCGGCAAGGTCACGACCCTGCCCGGCAGGATCAACAGCAATCCGGTCCGGGTCGTGAACAAGCCCGTGATCACCAACAGGCCCGTTGTCACCAACACGCCGCGCCATTTCAGCGGCGGCATGGGCGGCAGAACTTTCAGCCCGCGCTTTGCCGCAAGTCCGTCCCGCAGTTCGTTCGGGGGAATGGGCAGCTTCCGGCGCTAA
- a CDS encoding AI-2E family transporter translates to MGFGLKTATGIIAAVLGTAALAQASTVFAPLAAALFIIAIVWPIQKQLQFWMPKLAALAITIIATVAICLGFASLAAWGFGRVGQSLLADLARYQALYAATVNWLDGHGVSVAGLWAEHFNVSWLLRATQYVTGRVNTTLSFWVIALVYVMLGLLEVENARRNIERLDNRTAARVLLDGGEATAAKFRKYLLVRTQMSAVTGLLVGSFAWITGLPFAFEWGVIAFVLNYIPFIGPFVATLFPTLLAMTQFESWPAVLGVFVCLNIIQFAVGSYIEPRVAGSLLSISPVVVLFAIFFWTFLWGLFGTFIGVPIALAILTFCAQHPSSRWIADLLGGPEPEKPGKL, encoded by the coding sequence ATGGGCTTCGGGCTAAAGACCGCCACAGGAATTATCGCGGCCGTGCTGGGCACGGCGGCGCTGGCTCAGGCGAGCACGGTGTTCGCGCCGCTTGCGGCGGCATTGTTCATCATTGCGATTGTGTGGCCGATCCAGAAGCAGTTGCAGTTCTGGATGCCAAAACTTGCCGCGCTGGCGATCACCATCATCGCCACCGTGGCAATCTGCCTCGGTTTCGCCTCGCTCGCAGCCTGGGGATTTGGTCGGGTAGGGCAATCACTGCTCGCCGACCTGGCGCGCTACCAGGCCCTTTATGCGGCGACCGTAAATTGGCTGGACGGCCACGGCGTCTCGGTTGCGGGGCTGTGGGCCGAACATTTTAACGTAAGCTGGCTGCTGCGCGCCACGCAATATGTCACCGGACGGGTGAACACGACTCTCAGCTTCTGGGTGATTGCGCTGGTTTACGTCATGCTGGGACTTCTCGAGGTCGAGAACGCCAGGCGAAACATCGAGCGGCTGGATAACCGTACCGCGGCACGCGTGCTGCTCGACGGCGGCGAAGCGACCGCGGCGAAATTCCGAAAGTACCTCCTGGTGCGGACGCAGATGAGCGCGGTCACCGGCCTGCTGGTCGGCAGCTTCGCCTGGATTACCGGGCTGCCATTCGCGTTCGAATGGGGCGTGATCGCCTTCGTGCTGAACTATATTCCGTTCATCGGCCCGTTCGTCGCGACACTGTTTCCGACCCTGCTGGCGATGACGCAGTTCGAAAGCTGGCCGGCGGTGCTTGGCGTGTTCGTATGCCTGAACATCATTCAATTCGCAGTCGGCAGCTACATCGAGCCGCGGGTGGCTGGCAGCCTGTTGTCGATCTCGCCAGTGGTGGTGCTGTTTGCGATCTTCTTCTGGACATTCCTGTGGGGCCTGTTCGGAACCTTCATCGGCGTTCCCATCGCGCTCGCCATACTCACCTTCTGTGCCCAGCATCCGTCGAGCCGCTGGATTGCTGATCTGCTCGGCGGACCGGAGCCAGAGAAACCCGGCAAACTCTAG
- a CDS encoding UDP-2,3-diacylglucosamine diphosphatase, whose product MGSDSLSEESPERRFRTLFISDVHLGARGSQADRLLDFLKSHDADTIYLVGDIVDGWALKSSWYWPQSHNDFVQKMLRKARKGAKVIYVPGNHDEFLRNYYGTHFGGIDVVENTIHTGVDGKRYLIIHGDIFDLVVQNARWLAHLGDKAYDFAIHMNRLVNFFRRMFGVPYWSLSQWAKLKVKNAVNYIGAFEQTLAGEARRHGADGVICGHIHYATIRDEHGIRYMNCGDWVESCTALAEHEDGRFEIITWTDPQRRAAPVPRVAARAA is encoded by the coding sequence ATGGGTAGTGACTCCTTGAGTGAAGAAAGCCCGGAACGGCGCTTTCGCACCTTGTTTATCTCCGACGTCCATCTCGGAGCTCGCGGCTCGCAAGCCGATCGTTTGCTGGACTTCCTCAAGAGCCACGACGCCGATACGATCTACCTCGTCGGCGATATCGTCGATGGTTGGGCGCTGAAGTCGAGCTGGTACTGGCCGCAATCGCACAACGATTTCGTGCAGAAGATGCTGCGCAAGGCGCGCAAGGGCGCCAAGGTCATCTACGTGCCGGGTAATCACGACGAGTTCCTGCGCAACTATTACGGCACCCATTTCGGCGGCATCGACGTGGTAGAAAACACCATCCACACCGGCGTCGACGGCAAGCGCTATCTCATCATCCACGGCGACATCTTCGATCTCGTCGTGCAGAACGCGCGTTGGCTCGCCCATCTCGGCGACAAGGCCTACGACTTCGCCATTCACATGAATCGCCTCGTCAACTTCTTCCGGCGCATGTTCGGCGTGCCCTATTGGTCGCTGTCGCAATGGGCGAAGCTGAAGGTCAAGAACGCCGTCAACTATATCGGTGCGTTCGAACAGACGCTGGCCGGTGAGGCGCGGCGGCACGGCGCCGACGGCGTGATCTGCGGCCACATCCACTACGCCACCATCCGCGACGAGCACGGCATCCGCTACATGAATTGCGGCGACTGGGTGGAAAGCTGCACCGCGCTCGCCGAGCACGAGGACGGCCGGTTCGAGATCATCACCTGGACCGATCCACAGCGCCGGGCAGCACCCGTTCCCCGCGTCGCGGCGCGCGCCGCATGA
- a CDS encoding threonine/serine dehydratase produces the protein MPEPVQNPPIGAADIEAAAKVVAPFAVRTPLLSFPVLNERVGTKVFLKPEMLQRTGSFKFRGAFNKLASIPQDKRSGGVVAFSSGNHAQGVAAAAQILNMQATIVMPADSPVTKRERTKGYGAEVVLYDRDKEDREAIANGIAGKRGATLVRPYDDPFVIAGQGTAGREIAEDMTALGLVPDVVVAPASGGGLIAGVATAVKAKFPQAQVIVAEPKDYDDHGLSLRAGHREAHHAAGRTICDALMAAMPGELTFSINSKLLANGVTASDEEVGAAVAYAYRELKLVVEPGGAVGLAALLAGRIDAKGKNVVIVLSGGNVDADLFAKLVA, from the coding sequence ATGCCAGAACCTGTCCAAAATCCACCCATTGGCGCGGCCGATATCGAGGCCGCCGCCAAGGTGGTCGCGCCCTTTGCGGTGCGGACGCCGCTGTTGTCGTTCCCCGTTCTCAACGAACGCGTCGGGACCAAAGTCTTTCTGAAGCCCGAAATGCTGCAGCGGACCGGATCGTTCAAATTCCGCGGCGCCTTCAACAAGCTGGCTTCGATCCCGCAGGACAAGCGGAGCGGCGGGGTGGTCGCATTCTCTTCCGGCAACCACGCCCAGGGCGTGGCGGCGGCGGCGCAGATCCTCAACATGCAGGCCACCATCGTGATGCCGGCGGACTCTCCGGTCACCAAGCGCGAGCGCACCAAGGGCTATGGCGCGGAGGTGGTGCTCTACGACCGCGACAAGGAGGACCGCGAAGCGATCGCCAACGGCATCGCCGGCAAACGCGGTGCGACGCTGGTCCGGCCATATGACGATCCCTTCGTCATTGCAGGGCAGGGCACTGCGGGCCGGGAAATCGCCGAGGACATGACGGCGCTTGGGCTCGTGCCCGATGTCGTGGTAGCGCCGGCCTCCGGCGGCGGGCTGATCGCCGGCGTCGCGACGGCCGTGAAGGCAAAGTTTCCGCAAGCGCAGGTGATCGTCGCCGAGCCCAAGGACTATGACGATCACGGCCTGTCGCTCCGCGCCGGCCATCGCGAGGCGCATCACGCCGCCGGCCGCACCATCTGCGATGCGCTGATGGCAGCGATGCCGGGCGAACTCACCTTCTCGATCAACAGCAAGCTGCTCGCAAATGGCGTGACCGCATCTGATGAGGAAGTCGGCGCGGCAGTGGCCTATGCCTACCGGGAATTGAAGCTGGTCGTCGAGCCCGGCGGGGCTGTCGGTCTCGCCGCACTGTTGGCCGGCCGCATCGATGCCAAGGGAAAGAACGTCGTCATCGTGCTTTCCGGCGGCAACGTCGACGCGGACCTGTTCGCCAAGCTGGTCGCCTGA
- a CDS encoding IS110 family transposase, with product MYHYAGIDVSLKSSTICVVDGAGKILREAKVASEPEALIAWFRSLGLSLERIGLEAGPLSQWLYAALREAKFAVELLETRHVRDAFKSMPVKSDRNDARGIAQLMRLGWFRPVHCKSIEAQETRAVLTARKLLQSKLRDVENSLRGVLRGFGLKVGKTTECTFASRIRELVAGHPGLELVAKALLEAHAVLRREFSSLDKRTQKLARSHPPARLLMTTPSVGPIVALTYAAAIDDPKRFRASKATGAHFGLTPKKHQSGQKDYTGRISKIGDASVREALHQAAHVMLTKPIKGCSALKSWAMRIAKRAGMRKAKVALARKLAVILHRMLADAKPFNPMAKATAT from the coding sequence ATGTACCACTATGCCGGAATCGACGTGTCTTTGAAAAGCTCGACCATTTGCGTGGTCGATGGCGCGGGCAAGATTTTGCGTGAGGCGAAGGTGGCGAGCGAGCCGGAGGCCCTGATCGCCTGGTTTCGGTCGTTGGGGCTTTCGCTCGAGCGGATCGGCCTGGAGGCAGGTCCTCTGTCGCAATGGCTTTACGCGGCGCTGCGCGAAGCGAAGTTTGCGGTCGAGCTTTTGGAGACGCGGCACGTCCGCGATGCCTTCAAATCGATGCCGGTGAAGTCGGACCGCAATGATGCCCGCGGGATCGCGCAACTGATGCGGCTGGGCTGGTTCCGCCCGGTGCACTGCAAGTCGATCGAAGCGCAGGAGACGCGTGCGGTTCTGACGGCGCGCAAACTGCTGCAGTCGAAGCTGCGCGACGTCGAGAACAGTCTGCGTGGCGTGCTCCGGGGCTTTGGCCTGAAGGTCGGCAAGACCACCGAATGCACGTTCGCCAGCCGTATCCGGGAGCTGGTCGCCGGCCATCCTGGACTGGAGCTGGTGGCAAAGGCGCTGCTCGAAGCCCATGCCGTGCTGCGGCGCGAGTTCAGCAGCCTGGACAAGCGAACCCAGAAGCTCGCCCGATCGCATCCGCCGGCCAGGCTTCTGATGACAACGCCGTCAGTCGGTCCGATCGTCGCTCTCACCTATGCCGCTGCGATCGATGATCCGAAGCGATTCCGCGCATCCAAGGCCACAGGCGCGCACTTCGGACTGACCCCGAAGAAACATCAGTCGGGGCAAAAAGACTACACCGGCCGCATCAGCAAGATTGGCGATGCCTCGGTGCGGGAGGCACTCCACCAGGCCGCTCACGTCATGCTGACCAAACCGATCAAGGGCTGCTCGGCGCTGAAGAGCTGGGCGATGCGGATCGCCAAACGCGCGGGCATGCGCAAGGCCAAGGTGGCGCTGGCGCGCAAGCTTGCCGTCATCCTGCACCGCATGCTTGCCGACGCCAAACCGTTCAACCCGATGGCCAAGGCCACCGCAACCTAA
- a CDS encoding metallophosphoesterase family protein: protein MAKPISERHVTKAAENMLVDPRNGDIEDNAASPGQRSLLAIAGSLLIEISLPKLLFAWTVLLLLPSVLLGLAPLLASAWLSTLSEQLAALTEVGTALLLAAIVAVGWIGWRPLLRIAEINFWSLNALAVQPGYAFAREALRHLTELIAGKNFTPGGRARLRSANSVGAGVMLSACAAVIAILAWPASRWAGDWSDLLLLHRLAVPTLANAVVLMAGYLAVASLVWGFADAGMPQPLDLAMFDAASSEGRIWRVAHLSDIHVIGEQYGFRIESGRAGPRGNGRLNRILARLAAIHASNPLDHVLVTGDMTDAGRASEWALILEALARHPELAARTILLPGNHDVNIVDRANPARLDLPFSTGKRLRQIRTLSAMAAVQGERVHVVDAKGRPAATLQRALALHRDAIVAVAEFGGLRRVAALRSLFDDQFPMILPPEAEDGLGIAILNSNAKTHFSFTNALGLVSVEQAHRLEAAIGYFPRARWIVALHHHLAEYPMPVSAFSERIGTALINGSWFVRRLEALGDRAVVMHGHRHIDWIGACGGLKIISAPSPVMGATDAAATYFYIHSLTAGQDGRLGLLPPERVEIEGEVDD, encoded by the coding sequence ATGGCGAAACCGATCTCCGAGCGACACGTCACCAAAGCCGCAGAGAATATGCTGGTCGATCCGCGCAACGGCGATATCGAGGACAATGCCGCCAGTCCGGGACAGCGATCGCTGCTGGCAATCGCCGGAAGCCTGCTGATTGAAATCAGTTTGCCGAAGCTCTTGTTCGCCTGGACGGTGTTGCTGTTGTTGCCGTCGGTGTTGCTCGGTCTGGCGCCATTGCTGGCTTCGGCCTGGCTTTCTACCTTGTCGGAACAGCTTGCAGCGCTGACCGAAGTCGGCACGGCGCTGTTGCTGGCCGCAATTGTTGCGGTGGGATGGATCGGATGGCGCCCGCTGCTTCGGATCGCCGAGATCAATTTCTGGTCGCTCAATGCACTCGCGGTGCAGCCCGGCTATGCGTTTGCGCGCGAAGCCTTGCGTCATTTGACGGAACTGATCGCAGGGAAAAACTTCACTCCTGGCGGCCGGGCGCGCTTGCGCAGCGCCAATTCGGTTGGCGCCGGTGTCATGCTATCCGCATGCGCGGCGGTGATCGCGATACTCGCCTGGCCTGCCTCGCGTTGGGCTGGTGACTGGAGCGATCTGCTCTTGCTGCATCGGCTCGCCGTGCCCACGCTTGCGAATGCCGTTGTACTGATGGCAGGCTATCTGGCGGTCGCATCGCTGGTTTGGGGGTTTGCCGATGCCGGCATGCCTCAACCGCTCGATCTTGCCATGTTCGATGCCGCCTCGTCCGAAGGCCGGATCTGGCGCGTTGCGCATCTGTCGGATATTCACGTGATCGGCGAGCAATATGGCTTTCGCATCGAAAGCGGACGGGCTGGCCCGCGCGGCAATGGCCGGCTCAATCGAATCCTCGCGCGACTGGCCGCTATCCACGCCAGCAATCCGCTCGATCACGTTCTGGTCACGGGCGACATGACCGACGCCGGCCGCGCCAGCGAATGGGCGCTAATCCTCGAAGCGCTCGCGCGCCACCCGGAGCTTGCCGCGCGCACGATTCTGTTGCCGGGCAATCACGACGTCAACATCGTCGACCGCGCCAATCCGGCCCGGCTCGACCTGCCGTTCAGCACCGGCAAGCGGCTGCGGCAAATCCGGACGCTGTCGGCGATGGCGGCCGTGCAAGGCGAGCGGGTGCACGTCGTCGATGCCAAGGGAAGACCGGCGGCTACGCTGCAACGAGCGCTGGCGCTGCACCGCGACGCGATCGTGGCCGTTGCGGAGTTTGGAGGTTTGCGCCGTGTCGCCGCACTGCGCAGCCTCTTCGACGACCAGTTTCCGATGATCCTGCCGCCAGAAGCGGAAGATGGCCTCGGAATAGCTATCCTGAACTCAAATGCAAAGACCCATTTTTCCTTCACCAACGCGCTCGGACTGGTATCCGTCGAACAGGCGCATCGCCTCGAGGCAGCCATCGGATATTTTCCGCGGGCGCGCTGGATCGTCGCATTGCACCACCACCTGGCGGAATATCCGATGCCGGTGAGCGCATTTTCCGAGCGCATCGGAACGGCACTGATCAACGGCAGTTGGTTCGTCCGCAGATTGGAAGCGCTGGGAGATCGCGCCGTCGTGATGCATGGCCACCGTCATATCGACTGGATCGGCGCATGCGGCGGGCTAAAAATCATCTCCGCTCCGTCGCCCGTGATGGGTGCGACCGACGCTGCGGCGACGTACTTCTATATTCACTCGCTGACGGCCGGCCAGGATGGCCGGCTGGGCCTGTTGCCGCCCGAGCGGGTAGAGATCGAGGGCGAGGTCGACGACTAG
- a CDS encoding Lrp/AsnC ligand binding domain-containing protein, which translates to MVPFFVQFKCKLGQSYAVANALAEAEIASEIYSTAGDYDLLVKFYVDKDTDIGHFVNERVQVIPGIQDTHTIITFKAFGTG; encoded by the coding sequence ATGGTTCCCTTCTTCGTCCAGTTCAAATGCAAGCTTGGCCAATCCTATGCCGTCGCCAATGCGCTCGCGGAGGCCGAGATCGCCTCGGAGATCTATTCCACCGCCGGAGATTATGACCTGCTGGTCAAATTCTACGTCGACAAGGACACCGATATCGGCCACTTCGTCAACGAAAGGGTGCAGGTAATCCCGGGCATCCAGGACACCCACACCATCATCACCTTCAAGGCGTTCGGCACGGGTTAG
- the thiD gene encoding bifunctional hydroxymethylpyrimidine kinase/phosphomethylpyrimidine kinase, translating to MTTPIALTIAGSDSSGGAGIQADLKTLAALGVYGASVITALTAQNTEGVSGIHQVPAEFVTAQIDAVFSDLDVGAVKIGMVAQPSVIDAIVAGLKRWSPKHVVLDPVMVATSGDRLLAAEAVEALRTKLIPLASVITPNLPEAAALLDGPVAAGESAVESQGRRLLAMGCKAVLIKGGHGEGAECVDYLIGASGTIALAAPRIATKNTHGTGCSLSSAIAAELAKGEGMETAVRNAKAWVSAAIAAADRFSVGHGHGPIHHFHKFY from the coding sequence ATGACGACGCCGATCGCGCTGACCATCGCCGGCTCGGATTCCTCAGGGGGAGCCGGCATCCAGGCCGACCTGAAGACGCTTGCCGCGCTCGGCGTCTACGGCGCTTCCGTAATCACGGCGCTGACCGCGCAGAATACCGAAGGCGTCAGCGGTATCCACCAGGTGCCGGCCGAGTTCGTGACCGCGCAAATCGATGCGGTGTTTTCCGATCTTGACGTCGGAGCGGTCAAGATCGGCATGGTGGCGCAGCCATCGGTTATCGACGCCATCGTCGCCGGCCTCAAGCGCTGGTCCCCGAAGCATGTTGTGCTCGATCCCGTGATGGTCGCAACCTCCGGCGACCGGCTGCTGGCTGCGGAAGCGGTCGAGGCACTGCGAACAAAACTCATTCCGCTTGCTTCGGTCATTACGCCCAATTTGCCGGAGGCCGCCGCGCTGCTCGACGGACCGGTGGCTGCAGGTGAGTCCGCCGTCGAAAGCCAGGGCAGGCGATTGCTGGCGATGGGGTGCAAGGCGGTGCTGATCAAGGGCGGCCACGGAGAGGGCGCCGAGTGCGTCGACTATCTGATCGGCGCGAGCGGCACCATCGCGCTGGCCGCGCCGCGCATTGCGACGAAAAACACCCACGGCACCGGCTGCTCATTGTCCTCGGCGATTGCAGCGGAGCTCGCGAAAGGCGAGGGTATGGAAACCGCCGTGCGTAACGCCAAGGCCTGGGTCAGCGCTGCGATTGCGGCGGCAGACCGGTTCAGCGTCGGCCATGGTCACGGGCCGATCCATCATTTTCATAAGTTTTACTAG
- a CDS encoding glycosyltransferase family 4 protein has translation MTHILVATDAWHPQVNGVVRTLIMMAEAARGFGVEVSFLTPQSFRTFAMPSYPDLRLALPYPAKIANLIESAKPDSIHIATEGPIGLLVRRYCRKHGVPFTTSFHTRFPEYVSARSPVPESWVWRVLRWFHRPSQAVMAATPALAAELRLRGFRNVVLWSRGVDTSLFHPRSADLCLPMPVFLSVGRIAVEKNLEAFLDLDLPGTKLVVGDGPARIALERKYPDAVFLGARHGEELAEIYAASDIFVFPSKTDTFGLVLLEALASGLPVAAFPVTGPRDVIGLAPVGVLDEDLRTACLEALQVSREDCVEFAAAHTWQASTRVFIEHALNVRPVEQEGEVAEFGADNPHFAA, from the coding sequence ATGACGCATATCCTGGTCGCGACCGATGCGTGGCATCCCCAGGTTAACGGGGTGGTTCGGACGCTGATCATGATGGCAGAGGCGGCCAGGGGATTTGGCGTCGAGGTGAGTTTCCTGACGCCGCAATCGTTTCGCACCTTTGCGATGCCGAGCTATCCTGATCTGCGGCTGGCTCTGCCGTATCCGGCCAAAATCGCAAACCTGATCGAGTCGGCAAAGCCCGACAGCATTCATATCGCGACCGAGGGCCCGATCGGGCTCTTGGTGCGACGCTATTGCCGCAAGCATGGCGTGCCGTTCACCACGAGCTTTCATACCCGCTTTCCCGAATATGTCTCGGCGCGTTCGCCGGTGCCGGAATCCTGGGTGTGGCGGGTGTTGCGCTGGTTCCACCGGCCGAGCCAGGCAGTGATGGCGGCAACGCCGGCGCTGGCGGCCGAATTGCGCCTGCGCGGCTTCCGTAACGTTGTGCTGTGGTCGCGCGGCGTGGATACCTCGCTCTTCCATCCGCGCAGCGCCGATCTCTGCCTGCCTATGCCGGTGTTCCTCAGTGTCGGTCGCATCGCGGTTGAAAAGAATCTCGAAGCGTTCCTCGACCTCGATCTGCCCGGCACCAAGCTCGTTGTCGGCGATGGGCCAGCCCGCATCGCATTAGAGCGGAAATATCCTGACGCCGTGTTCCTCGGCGCGCGGCACGGCGAGGAGCTGGCCGAAATCTACGCGGCCTCCGATATTTTTGTATTTCCCAGCAAGACCGACACGTTCGGCCTGGTGCTGCTGGAGGCGCTGGCCAGCGGCTTACCGGTTGCTGCCTTTCCGGTCACCGGTCCACGCGACGTGATCGGCTTGGCACCGGTCGGCGTTCTGGACGAGGACCTGCGCACGGCCTGCCTGGAGGCGCTGCAGGTTTCGCGGGAAGATTGCGTCGAATTCGCCGCCGCCCACACCTGGCAGGCCTCCACGCGGGTTTTCATCGAACATGCCCTGAATGTGCGCCCGGTCGAGCAGGAAGGCGAGGTAGCCGAATTCGGGGCTGATAACCCGCATTTCGCCGCCTAG